The genomic region TTCTTTGTCATcttctttatctttttctttataCATATTGGAGTCTTTGAAAACTTCCCAGCTTCCATATAGCGGATACCAATTTTATGTGGCACCTACTGTTGACCTGCTTACCTTCCCTTAAAGATGCACAGCAgctatatttttctcattttattggGAATGTTATGAggaaaataagcaaaaaaacaaaacaaaataggtAACTAGAATTACAAAAAACTGTATGCATGCACAGATGTGCTGTATCTCCAGTGTCTTCAGTTCATACAGGCAAGAATTGTCCATATGATGTATGATTTAAAAGGCAGATCAAATGAACTGTACATTAAGCCATGCTCAGGGGGGCACAATAATGAACAGCTGCCGCTGAGTCCATTTGCTTTCTGAcataaaatgaaaactaaaaatgatagtctttattaataataaatttaCATGAGTCAGATGAGGACGTTGGCTCCTGCTGTATTTTGCTAATGATGAAACTCAGTCAGTGTCAATGCTCCTGACTGTCTTGTATGTTATTTAATAAATACCTTTGGGTTCCCCAGATTACAGCTGAGCTCTGAGTGCAATGGTTTTGACAAGGCCATCATTACTCAGGCCAACACTCCGGTGGGATCCAAGATTGTGTATGACGGGGAAAAGAGGAGATCCCTCAACGTGACATCATGGATTTTCAGCATCTTCGCAAAGGTATGTTTGACCCTCATGAATATTACCATCATTACCACCTGCTGCTTGTTTGGTGTCTTGATTGTTCCTGAAATGTTTCATCACTGAGATTATTTCACTGCTTTTGTCTGGCAAGTTCTGACAAGGGTCACGTGTCCACTCAGACATCCATCTGGTGGACAAACGGAGAATTACAATGAGGGATGGGGAAGTGAGAATGGGGCTGAGGGAAGGACCAAAGAGGCAGAATGGGAAAGGCAGGACTCTCAACTCTTTTCCAGGCGGAGATGAAATGAAGCCAATAAGGAGGTGCcaaaaattttaattattttgtaaaACCTTTTCTGCTGGTGTTCATTCCAGGAGCatccttttcaaaacaaaacacgGGACACGTGTGCTGTTGTTGGAAATGGAGGGATCCTGAGCGACAGCAGCTGTGGAAAGATGATCGATTCAGCTCAGTTTGTTGTCAGGTGAGAAAGGTGTCTCTTGTAGTGCACTGAAAGGCTGATGACAACCTTTAATATCATAATTAAATTCCCCTTGATTGAAAATTGCTTTTGACGATTTCTAtatcttgttgttgtttgttcaggtgcaacttacCTCCTTTGAAAAACGGCTATGAGGAAGATGTGGGCATCAAGACTGACCTTGTGACAGCAAACCCAACAATCCTCAAAAAGAAGTAAGCAAAAGAGATGAAGACCTTGTAATGTTTCTTTTGCCTTGTTACTTGACTTCTGTTTATTTTCAGGTATGGGTCTCTAAATGGGTATCGACGACCGTTTGTGGAGAGTCTGCGTACCTACGGCAACTCACTGCTGCTCCTTCCCGCCTTCTCCTTTGGCTTCTCCACTTCTGTGTGCCTACGGACTGCCTACACAACTTCGGACTTTGGAAGCCCCATACAGTCTGTCTTCTTCAACCCTGCTTACCTCCAGTGTCTAACCCGCTTCTGGCGCGCCCGACGCCTAAGAGAAGCACGGCTCAGCAGCGGACTAATGATGGTTAGCCTTGCACTGGAACTCTGTACCAACGTGCATCTGTACGGGTTCTGGCCCTTTAGCAATCACCCACATGGACACTATGCGCTGACTAACCACTACTATGATGACAAAAAAGCTAGTGGATTCCATTCAATGCCGGCTGAGTTTGACCTCTTGTTGCAGCTGCACAGTCAGGGGGTGCTCAGGCTTCATCTGGGAGACTGCAAATCAGGTGAAAAGTAGTTCCCAGTACAAGGGTCAGCTGACTGGACAAGAACAAATTGTTGTAGCCCATTCACTCATTTAGTCTTTCACATACTTTTGCATTAGAGGTCAACGGATTCATCGGTTTGGCCACGATGTGTTAGAATAAGCAAAAAGAAGCTTGATCAGTGGGTACAGCTCTAGAGAAAGCAGGTCTATGGGTGTTTCATTTCATTGGTGGGGACACCATTTCAGCAGGGTGTCTGGGGATCCTCCCACAGGAAACTTGATACTTCATTTCCAGCATCCTGGTGATGTTTTTATGCAACAATttttggtggaaatgtctttatttatgtaaaataaaacacaaaattcaaGCACCATATTGacaattgaaaataaaatggaatataatgcagTAAGGCTCTCAGGTATTCTGTGTTGCTCTCATATTTATTCTCCCACAGATCAACCTTTGTAACCGCTCACCAGGAAGACATCTTCTGACAACTTATAACGGCTATAACGTCACAtgcaaaactgttttgtttttttttctcgatAGTCTTAGATCACTACAACAGTAAAGCGTTGGcgaaaaacaaatagtaatcaTTCTTTCTGCTGGTTTTGGGTGCATTGTTAAGtactttaataacatttaaaaaatttaaaaattagaTGATGTGCATACAGTCCAAATTACAGCAAGTTATCAAATGTCACTCTGGGCTCACTGTTAAACCGAACTGAATGCCATTTTAAATGTGATATCTAGTGTCCAAAGAATGTCTGTCAATTTTGGCTACATGTAAATGAAGATTTGTTGAGATATAGTTAATTAATTTAGCACATTCTTAAATATAGTGTGACAGACTTCTGAATAAACTAAAGGTTGCATGGTAGCAAATTTGTCAGAATTCTGTGTATGTGCAGAAAAAATTCAGGTCTTTTGAACATACTAGTGATTTattatgatttgttttgtttggaatGTGAAATGTCTAAACATTTAGATTAACTGTATTAAGCCACGCCCTCTAAGCAATCACTTTCCCTTTTCCCAAATGCAGAATCTTTATACTATTTAGTTTTGATGTGTACGcccattaaaaaacaaagatgtaGTATACAAAGATGCATGTTGAATAAGTAAGAGTGGGTGTGGTGTGCATACATATGAATAAGTGTCTATACCTGACTACTATCTGTAAACTGACTGAGCTGTTGAGAAAAGTAAGGGTGTGGatatatgtttatgtatgtataCTTTACTGTTGATTCTGCTGTTTTATGTAACACTCAGATCCTCCCCTTGTTATATGTTGTGTGCCTAGTTGGCacatgtgtgttgttttatttactgaaagaaaaatgaataaaaagtcaatcacaaaaaaaataaagtacacTTTGTAATCATTGAAAACTTGAAATGTGTACCtcaaacactgtttttattttccagatTAATTATGAAACGtatttaagtaaaagatctgaatacttcttcaaCAACTGTATGTTAACATTAGTTTATTGGAATATTAAATAGGCTTTCTCACACAGACACGTACACTCTGACCGAGAATGGTCAGATCAATATTACTGTGCAGTTGATTTGATCTGTTTTTGGGCACCTCCTCACTGGTGTAGAAGACAGTAGTAACAGGGTCCGGGATACAGGACACAGAGGCGACACTGACAATCTGGCAGCGAATGCATAgacataattaataattatgtggAAACAGGTAGGCAGATGAGGTCTGCTGTGAAATGTTCTTAACACGCATTTTATAGTTCTGCGATGAATCGACGCTGTAGATATGGCGTGGGCTCCACGTCGTAGCCTACGCTGTAGCATATGCCGTAGCCCTAActtgcacctccccagaattgtAACAACGcgtcacagtgacacagacctcctgtctgtcgctgtatactgacaccatttccctccaacctgatctcacagaaatacgtgaaatgaccacgacctctcaACACTGCATTCCGTGGTGACAACACGTAATGGGTTaaaattacgtgccggtaccacagaaacaatgccaatgtaaagtcaattaggatcctttgttgtggtggacacacgtattccctgattcaacaacgtcacGTCAGCgttgttttcctcaatgatatctctgtatacacataaaaacactaaagtgtccttgatattaaaatggaaattatattcctctgttataatttcccctcaatgataataataagaataacaTGATCGTttggctgtactagatatttgatatattcagtagatttacttttttacaaccctatttgaCAACTCTGCAGCCGGACGATCTACCATCCCAAAAACGCAGTTTCTAGAGTActagctaaaatatctgaaattaaccaacatccttactttttcttaacatatttcatctaggtgcagtgtatttactagttcggctttactagatatttgagtagatatatctttttacaaccctattttacaactcTACAAGCCCCCAAAAAATCTACTGTCACAAAAATACTGTTTCTAGAGTActagctaaaatatctgaaattaaccaacatccttactttttcttaacacaGCTCATCTAGATGCAGTGTAATTATTaattcggctttactagatatttgatataggtagatatatctttttacaaccctattttataGTCTccatatacagactctacattcagtgaatgtagagtctgtaggcaaaccccggagatcttgcctccggaagaagagcggaagagccctggtttccggttgtaggctgtttgtagtccacgtgatattgaccaatcatgtttgagccggctgcagttgttgccaggatAAACGGTCCAtacggtgaactaacgaggcggaacataattggcgtcactgcaaactctgaattcattgcaatggttcagcatatttacttataaacggaagtcggaaatggaaattcgcctcctctgcccaaatcaaaccggaatgccaaaaaatcgggggtctgcccccagaggttgtatcgccgtctgccggaagtcagatgccgaatacagctgatgggttccgtGAGTGCCCTATTTTACAACTCTACTTTGCAAGCTGGAAGAACTACCATCACAAAAACGTTGTTTCTAAAGTACTaactaaaatatctgaaattagccaACTTATTTTTTCTCAATATAGTTCATCTAGgcgcagtgtcattactagttctgctttactagacatttgatatattcagtagatatatctttttatgaccctatttagaaccctacttttgcaaatcagaagaactacaactatgttgctgatatgtatcaagctgcatggCGCTGTcctagggaattgtagttttttaaaaatagaagtgtttttcctagatttggaagttgtaaatactgaactgagagtacactgtggactttaaggggatggtgaACACATTTGtgtaataatattttaaatatctaatttctaaatgggtgaaaatgaattttaaccatattttacccatatctgacagcacccccagttgttgactgcactcacatgatagctgaggtcaagagctctctataacagttggtctcatgtctgtaccccctttagttgctgagttataagccttCAAACCTTCAACCTGGTTGTTAGAAAATCAGGCATGTGATCATTCACTAGCCCCGTCGCAGCTGCCCAACCCTGTATGCCTGCCTGCTTGCCTGACTGTTCCTGACTGTCTCcttgtgtgtttacctgtgcAATGCATGATCGTGTGTTGGCTTTGCTTTGTCCCTGTACCTAATGTTTACCTGCTCtgcttagtgtgtgtg from Epinephelus lanceolatus isolate andai-2023 chromosome 18, ASM4190304v1, whole genome shotgun sequence harbors:
- the LOC117268182 gene encoding alpha-2,8-sialyltransferase 8F-like; amino-acid sequence: MRRRTLKSLCFLVFTLLCLGTLLTTLIRSKVDNNNVVSHRPPRHKKSHPPPIELCKRCKKAIEKVKEIYPKTWKKQEYNYQKFRLQLSSECNGFDKAIITQANTPVGSKIVYDGEKRRSLNVTSWIFSIFAKEHPFQNKTRDTCAVVGNGGILSDSSCGKMIDSAQFVVRCNLPPLKNGYEEDVGIKTDLVTANPTILKKKYGSLNGYRRPFVESLRTYGNSLLLLPAFSFGFSTSVCLRTAYTTSDFGSPIQSVFFNPAYLQCLTRFWRARRLREARLSSGLMMVSLALELCTNVHLYGFWPFSNHPHGHYALTNHYYDDKKASGFHSMPAEFDLLLQLHSQGVLRLHLGDCKSGEK